Proteins from one Xenorhabdus griffiniae genomic window:
- a CDS encoding methyl-accepting chemotaxis protein: protein MLGKLRISTSLYLLLMMFCVMQIISSGLSLGIIHTDQEYIERIDLGTQRRDTLGLSWSALLQTRNTLNKIAIAQKVGQPQAQIEIMEALLKGSMNDADRNFAKFSSLPRMEQTDQGAALLTAVEHSYQEYINALKELKTYLYEGNFQAFLDQPTEDYQRKMEIAFNNYMQFLGANINSAVSEGKFYYKVSIAMFFGAILMVFVVSIAANWWMKRNLLRPFSNMRTCFQDVAEGRLDKEISVFTDDEIGDIFRKLRDMQASLAKSIAAVRENTNQMYSGIQEITQGNTDLSSRTEQQAASLEETAASMEELTVTVKQNAENARQASELAVSASQTASKGGELTTSVVATMDEIAKSSKKISAIISVIDGIAFQTNILALNAAVEAARAGEQGRGFSVVAGEVRDLAQRSAEAAKEIKTLIDESVHRVNQGSELVNNAGQTMDELVRSVNQVTDLMAEIAAASDEQSRGIHQVAQAVSQMDQVTQQNAALVEQSAAAAAALEDKADMLVKTVAQFELPDSLEDEYDHQATATSNMTDEHVVNQLR, encoded by the coding sequence ATGTTAGGCAAGCTTCGCATATCAACCAGTTTGTATCTGTTACTGATGATGTTTTGTGTTATGCAAATTATTTCGAGTGGTTTGTCTCTGGGAATAATTCATACAGATCAGGAATATATTGAAAGAATTGATCTGGGAACTCAACGGAGAGATACCCTTGGATTGAGTTGGTCGGCATTGTTGCAAACGCGTAATACTTTGAACAAAATCGCAATTGCCCAGAAAGTAGGACAGCCACAAGCGCAGATAGAGATAATGGAAGCGTTACTCAAAGGCTCAATGAATGACGCAGACCGGAATTTTGCCAAATTCAGTTCACTACCGCGGATGGAGCAAACCGATCAGGGTGCAGCTTTATTAACTGCGGTTGAACATTCTTATCAAGAATATATCAACGCATTAAAAGAGCTAAAAACTTATCTTTATGAAGGTAATTTTCAGGCTTTCCTTGATCAACCTACAGAAGATTACCAGCGTAAGATGGAAATTGCATTTAACAACTATATGCAGTTTCTCGGCGCGAACATTAACTCAGCAGTTTCTGAAGGGAAATTTTACTACAAAGTATCCATTGCCATGTTTTTTGGCGCCATCTTGATGGTATTTGTTGTTTCAATAGCCGCTAATTGGTGGATGAAACGTAACCTGCTCAGACCGTTTTCGAATATGAGAACGTGCTTCCAGGATGTAGCAGAAGGGCGTTTGGATAAGGAAATTTCCGTATTCACCGATGATGAGATTGGCGATATTTTCCGTAAGCTGCGTGACATGCAGGCATCATTAGCTAAATCCATTGCTGCTGTGCGTGAGAATACCAACCAGATGTATTCTGGCATTCAAGAGATCACTCAAGGTAATACGGACTTATCTTCACGTACAGAGCAACAGGCCGCATCATTGGAAGAAACGGCTGCCAGTATGGAAGAGTTGACTGTTACCGTTAAACAGAACGCAGAAAATGCGCGTCAAGCCAGCGAATTGGCGGTATCGGCTTCCCAGACTGCTTCAAAAGGTGGCGAATTAACCACAAGTGTTGTGGCAACTATGGATGAAATTGCCAAAAGTTCGAAGAAAATCAGCGCCATTATTAGTGTTATTGATGGTATTGCGTTCCAAACCAATATCCTGGCCCTGAACGCTGCTGTTGAAGCGGCACGTGCCGGCGAACAGGGGCGGGGGTTCTCTGTCGTCGCCGGTGAAGTACGTGACCTGGCACAACGTAGTGCCGAAGCGGCGAAAGAAATCAAAACCTTAATCGATGAATCTGTCCATCGTGTTAACCAGGGTTCGGAATTGGTGAATAATGCGGGGCAAACGATGGATGAGTTGGTTAGATCGGTAAACCAGGTGACTGATTTAATGGCTGAAATTGCGGCTGCTTCTGATGAACAGAGCCGTGGTATTCATCAAGTTGCTCAAGCCGTCAGCCAGATGGATCAAGTCACACAGCAAAATGCTGCATTGGTGGAACAATCTGCCGCTGCCGCTGCTGCGCTTGAAGATAAGGCGGACATGTTGGTAAAAACGGTTGCTCAATTTGAACTGCCTGACAGTTTGGAAGATGAGTACGATCATCAGGCAACCGCTACATCAAACATGACTGATGAGCATGTTGTAAATCAACTTCGCTGA
- a CDS encoding protein-glutamate methylesterase/protein-glutamine glutaminase, whose translation MNKITVLCVDDSALMRQIMREIINSHPDMEVVDCAPDPFVARDLIKKHNPQVLTLDVEMPRMDGIDFLEKLMRLRPMPVVMVSSLTAKGSEITLKALELGAVDFVTKPQLGIREGMLAYSELIAEKIRAAAQAKISPVEPISVSTAPLNFKPLLSSEKLIAVGASTGGTEAIKNLLQPLPITSPALLITQHMPPGFTRSFAQRLNKLSQITVKEAEDGERVLPGHAYIAPGDRHMELCRSGANYQIMVTHAQPVNRHRPSVDVLFRSVAKYAGRNAVGVILTGMGNDGAAGLLEMKQAGAYTLAQSEKSCVVFGMPRAAIQLGAVDEVMDLQKISKTMLAKISAGQSVRI comes from the coding sequence ATGAATAAAATAACTGTTCTTTGTGTGGATGATTCGGCGTTAATGCGTCAAATCATGCGGGAAATTATCAATAGTCACCCTGATATGGAAGTTGTCGATTGTGCTCCAGATCCATTTGTTGCCCGTGATTTAATTAAAAAACACAATCCGCAGGTATTAACATTGGATGTTGAGATGCCGCGCATGGATGGTATTGATTTTCTGGAAAAATTGATGCGGTTGCGTCCTATGCCTGTTGTGATGGTGTCTTCTCTGACAGCAAAAGGTTCGGAAATTACATTGAAAGCATTGGAACTGGGAGCGGTGGACTTTGTGACTAAGCCACAATTGGGTATCCGTGAAGGTATGTTAGCTTATAGCGAACTGATTGCCGAAAAAATCCGTGCCGCAGCCCAGGCTAAAATCAGTCCGGTAGAGCCGATATCGGTAAGTACAGCACCATTGAATTTCAAGCCACTATTATCCAGTGAAAAACTCATCGCAGTAGGAGCATCGACAGGAGGAACTGAAGCAATCAAAAACCTGCTGCAACCCCTGCCGATCACCAGTCCGGCTTTATTAATTACTCAACATATGCCTCCGGGTTTCACCCGTTCTTTTGCACAAAGACTTAATAAACTGAGTCAGATAACGGTAAAAGAAGCTGAGGATGGGGAGCGTGTTCTGCCGGGACATGCTTACATTGCCCCTGGCGATCGTCATATGGAGCTTTGCCGCAGTGGGGCTAATTATCAAATCATGGTAACCCATGCTCAGCCAGTTAATCGCCATCGTCCTTCCGTTGATGTCCTCTTCCGTTCCGTTGCTAAATATGCCGGGCGCAATGCGGTAGGCGTTATTTTAACCGGTATGGGTAATGATGGTGCTGCCGGCTTGTTGGAAATGAAGCAGGCGGGTGCTTACACATTAGCCCAAAGCGAAAAAAGTTGTGTCGTTTTTGGTATGCCACGGGCTGCGATCCAGTTAGGGGCGGTGGATGAAGTCATGGATCTTCAAAAAATCAGTAAAACTATGCTGGCCAAAATCAGTGCGGGGCAATCGGTTCGTATTTAG
- the cheA gene encoding chemotaxis protein CheA, protein MEQHLLLLDADEPDHEQLNAIFRSAHSIKGGAATFGFTKLQQTTHVLENLLDSARRDEIRLTVDIINLFLEAKDIMQQQLDAYKSSQEPDEDTFNYICETLRQLALELQQGQQEKEFFAAIPEIQAEHVTEDVVSDVEEKQAVVLAQPEENQPKERYTSTDKSNHGQIRVHLSGLKEREVSLMKDELGHLGEIYDVEQTTNSLEASLITSATEDDITAVLCFVIEPEQITFLPPNESPSEGADTETEQDATVVSGDAVDTAVKTDTVKTTAENSSNTAKDTITATKTTITNNPQPTDAPKKTDVREVGRPAPRPAAGSPRQRAESSSIRVAVEKVDQLINLVGELVITQSMLAQHCNGLEPTKHSELLSCMAQLQRNSRDLQESVMSIRMMPMEYVFSRYPRLVRDLAGKLNKKVELTLIGSSTELDKSLIERIIDPLTHLVRNSLDHGIESPEKRLAAGKPETGNLTLAAEHQGGNICIEVIDDGAGLNREKILAKAQSQGLSVSENMSNEEVAMLIFAPGFSTAEVVTDVSGRGVGMDVVKRNIQDMGGQIQINFQAGKGTVIRILLPLTLAILDGMSVRVNEEVFILPLSAVVSSLQPQEEDIYPLAGDEKLLLVRGEYLPLLELYRIFDIPNGITDPTKGIAVIVQSAGRRYALLVDKLVGQHQVVVKNIESNYRKVPGISAATIMGDGSVALIIDIPALQKLNHEQLAQRKTFHTKR, encoded by the coding sequence ATGGAGCAGCACTTATTGCTACTCGATGCCGATGAGCCAGATCATGAGCAGTTAAATGCAATATTTCGCAGCGCCCACTCCATTAAAGGGGGCGCTGCGACTTTTGGTTTTACCAAACTGCAACAGACCACACATGTTTTGGAAAATCTGCTCGATAGCGCCAGACGTGATGAAATACGTTTGACCGTTGACATTATCAACTTGTTTTTAGAAGCGAAAGATATTATGCAGCAACAATTGGATGCCTATAAAAGTTCTCAGGAGCCGGATGAAGACACATTCAATTATATCTGCGAGACACTGCGTCAGCTGGCATTAGAACTACAGCAAGGGCAGCAGGAAAAAGAATTTTTTGCAGCAATCCCTGAGATTCAGGCTGAACATGTCACAGAAGATGTTGTAAGTGACGTTGAGGAAAAACAGGCAGTAGTATTGGCCCAGCCTGAAGAGAATCAGCCAAAAGAGCGGTATACTTCAACAGACAAATCCAATCATGGACAGATACGTGTTCATTTATCTGGTTTGAAAGAACGCGAAGTTAGTTTAATGAAGGATGAATTGGGGCATCTTGGTGAGATTTATGATGTAGAACAGACTACCAATAGCCTTGAAGCTTCATTAATCACATCTGCGACAGAAGATGATATTACGGCTGTATTGTGTTTTGTCATTGAGCCTGAGCAAATCACTTTTTTACCCCCCAATGAGTCTCCGTCAGAAGGCGCGGACACTGAAACAGAACAAGATGCCACCGTAGTAAGCGGTGATGCTGTAGATACAGCCGTAAAAACGGATACGGTAAAAACTACGGCAGAAAATAGTAGTAATACAGCAAAAGATACTATCACAGCAACAAAGACGACAATTACAAACAATCCACAGCCGACTGACGCCCCGAAAAAAACAGATGTACGTGAAGTTGGGCGTCCGGCACCACGCCCGGCAGCAGGATCGCCACGCCAACGTGCGGAATCATCCAGTATTCGTGTTGCTGTAGAAAAAGTTGATCAGCTTATCAATTTAGTGGGTGAATTGGTCATTACCCAATCTATGCTGGCTCAACATTGTAACGGTCTGGAACCGACCAAACACAGCGAATTGTTGAGCTGTATGGCTCAATTGCAGCGAAATTCCCGTGACTTGCAAGAATCTGTCATGTCAATTCGCATGATGCCGATGGAATACGTTTTTAGCCGTTACCCACGTTTGGTGCGGGATTTGGCTGGAAAACTCAATAAAAAAGTGGAATTGACACTCATTGGCAGTTCGACAGAACTGGATAAGAGTTTAATTGAACGGATTATCGATCCTCTAACTCACCTGGTACGTAACAGCCTTGATCATGGTATCGAAAGTCCGGAAAAACGCCTTGCGGCGGGTAAACCAGAGACGGGTAATTTGACGCTGGCAGCAGAGCATCAAGGTGGGAATATCTGTATTGAAGTTATTGATGATGGGGCAGGTCTAAACCGTGAAAAGATCTTAGCAAAAGCACAATCTCAGGGCTTAAGCGTCAGTGAAAATATGAGCAATGAAGAAGTGGCAATGCTGATTTTTGCTCCCGGTTTCTCTACCGCAGAAGTGGTAACTGATGTTTCTGGCCGTGGTGTTGGCATGGATGTGGTCAAACGCAATATTCAGGATATGGGCGGGCAAATTCAGATTAATTTCCAGGCAGGAAAGGGAACTGTTATTCGCATTTTGCTGCCGCTGACATTAGCGATACTGGATGGTATGTCAGTCAGAGTCAATGAGGAAGTTTTTATCCTGCCACTGAGTGCTGTCGTGAGTTCATTGCAACCACAAGAGGAAGATATTTATCCATTGGCGGGTGATGAAAAACTATTGCTGGTACGTGGGGAATATTTACCTCTGCTTGAACTGTATCGCATATTCGATATCCCTAATGGAATCACTGATCCAACGAAAGGCATCGCTGTTATTGTGCAGAGTGCCGGACGCCGTTATGCCTTGTTGGTAGATAAACTGGTGGGGCAACATCAAGTTGTTGTTAAAAATATTGAGAGCAATTATCGCAAAGTACCGGGGATTTCGGCGGCCACCATTATGGGGGATGGCAGCGTTGCACTCATTATTGATATTCCGGCTTTGCAAAAACTTAACCACGAACAGTTGGCTCAGCGCAAAACATTTCACACTAAAAGGTAA
- the cheW gene encoding chemotaxis protein CheW produces the protein MSAIEEFNKLSGETTGKEYLVFTLGDEEYGIEILKVQEIRGYDQVTRIANTPAFIKGITNLRGVIVPIIDLRIKFSQEDVTYNDNTVVIVLNLLNRVVGIVVDGVSDVLSLKEDQICPAPEFAVTLSTEYLTGLGSIDERMLILVDIEKLLNSEEMALVDSVAKS, from the coding sequence ATGTCAGCCATAGAAGAATTTAATAAATTATCGGGGGAAACGACCGGAAAGGAATATCTGGTTTTCACCTTAGGTGATGAAGAGTATGGAATTGAAATATTAAAAGTGCAGGAAATTCGCGGTTATGACCAGGTTACCCGCATTGCAAACACGCCTGCTTTTATCAAGGGGATCACCAACCTGCGTGGGGTGATCGTTCCTATCATCGATTTGAGGATCAAATTCTCACAAGAAGATGTCACTTATAACGACAACACTGTTGTGATTGTCCTGAATTTGCTTAACCGTGTTGTTGGGATTGTGGTTGATGGTGTGTCTGACGTGCTGTCGCTGAAAGAAGATCAGATTTGTCCAGCACCAGAATTTGCGGTCACTTTATCTACAGAATATCTGACGGGGCTGGGTTCTATTGATGAACGGATGCTGATTCTGGTTGATATCGAGAAGCTTCTCAATAGTGAAGAAATGGCTTTGGTTGATTCAGTCGCCAAAAGTTGA
- the cheR gene encoding protein-glutamate O-methyltransferase CheR → MKANSIASETDATVSLNFMLQRHALSDAQFERICQFIYQRAGIVLAKNKREMVYNRLVRRLRLLGLNDFGQYLSILEQDSHSKEWESFINALTTNLTAFFREAHHFPILAAHASRKNGGTYRVWSAAASTGEEPYSIAMTLCDALGHRSNRIKIIGSDIDTSVLEKARRGVYRLEELQYLSESQKKKYFFKGVGRFEGYARVRPLLAELVSFQHLNLLDSDWALEGKFDAIFCRNVMIYFDKKTQERILRRFVNFLKPDGLLFAGHSENVTQISREFYLQGQTVYGVGRARRGHE, encoded by the coding sequence ATGAAAGCCAATTCAATAGCTTCAGAAACTGATGCTACTGTGTCGCTGAACTTTATGCTTCAGCGACATGCTTTGTCAGATGCGCAATTTGAGCGCATCTGCCAGTTTATCTATCAACGGGCTGGCATAGTACTGGCAAAAAATAAGCGTGAGATGGTATACAACCGTTTAGTCAGGCGGCTTCGTCTATTGGGGCTTAATGATTTCGGTCAATATCTGTCGATTCTGGAACAAGACAGTCACAGTAAAGAATGGGAATCATTCATTAATGCATTGACTACTAATCTTACCGCATTTTTCAGGGAAGCCCACCATTTTCCTATTTTGGCGGCCCATGCCAGCAGGAAAAATGGTGGAACATACCGCGTTTGGAGTGCTGCTGCTTCAACGGGGGAGGAGCCGTATTCTATTGCAATGACCTTGTGTGATGCACTGGGGCATCGGTCAAATCGGATAAAAATCATTGGCAGTGATATTGATACCAGTGTGCTGGAAAAAGCCAGGCGGGGTGTTTATCGGCTGGAAGAATTACAGTATCTGAGTGAAAGCCAAAAGAAAAAATATTTTTTCAAAGGGGTTGGTCGCTTTGAAGGATATGCACGGGTTCGTCCTTTACTTGCTGAATTGGTGAGTTTTCAGCATTTGAACCTGCTTGATTCTGATTGGGCACTCGAAGGTAAATTTGATGCAATATTCTGCCGTAATGTCATGATTTATTTTGATAAAAAGACGCAGGAAAGGATCTTGCGTCGTTTTGTCAATTTCTTAAAACCGGATGGTTTGCTCTTTGCAGGGCATTCCGAAAACGTCACTCAAATCAGCCGAGAGTTCTACTTGCAAGGACAGACCGTTTACGGTGTAGGTCGGGCAAGGAGGGGTCATGAATAA
- the cheZ gene encoding protein phosphatase CheZ: MSQNPVMPRSEAISTSEIISRIGQLTRMLRDSLRELGLDQTIAQAAEAIPDARERLNYVVQMTAQAAERVLNCVEVAQPRQNELEASAKVLTQRWDEWFANPKNLDLTDARSLVTDTRNYLNLVPDHTSFTNTQLLEIMMAQDFQDLTGQVIKRMMEVIQELEKQLVMVLMENMPSDQMAKAKKENDSLLNGPQVNQNGAGVISNQAQVDDLLDSLGF; encoded by the coding sequence ATGAGTCAGAATCCAGTCATGCCGAGAAGTGAGGCGATCTCAACCAGTGAGATAATCAGCCGTATTGGGCAGTTAACCAGAATGCTGCGCGATAGTTTACGTGAACTGGGATTGGATCAAACCATCGCTCAGGCGGCTGAGGCGATCCCAGATGCAAGAGAGCGATTAAATTACGTTGTTCAAATGACGGCACAAGCGGCTGAAAGGGTGCTGAACTGCGTTGAAGTCGCACAGCCCCGTCAGAACGAATTGGAAGCATCAGCAAAAGTGTTAACCCAACGTTGGGATGAATGGTTTGCAAATCCGAAGAATTTGGATCTGACCGATGCTCGCTCACTGGTAACGGACACGAGAAATTATTTGAATCTCGTACCTGATCATACTTCATTTACCAACACTCAATTGCTTGAGATCATGATGGCGCAAGACTTTCAGGATCTTACTGGGCAGGTAATTAAGCGGATGATGGAAGTTATTCAGGAGTTGGAAAAACAGTTGGTCATGGTATTAATGGAAAATATGCCATCCGACCAGATGGCTAAAGCGAAAAAAGAGAACGACAGTCTTCTTAACGGCCCTCAAGTTAACCAGAATGGGGCTGGTGTGATTAGCAACCAGGCACAGGTTGATGATCTATTGGATAGTTTAGGTTTTTGA
- a CDS encoding methyl-accepting chemotaxis protein, whose amino-acid sequence MFNRMKIVTGLISVIILFGALQLISGGLFFKGLKNDIKAFDLIDKMREQQIYLDESWVNLLQARNNLNRVGIMYMMKNRGVEGSYKVDDALAEAKANIARAERLFEKYEQTEKLSFYDPEHLQRLKQTHNDYLNALKELDNMLAHDKFEEFFLHKTTDYQNAFNVEFNFYLSQSSKFYDQVAEEADQTYSNIIASLIFVMTLLVVVMGISWIGLRKALINPLHKLLDNIKAFSRGDLTQAITVTGNNEMGMLAVGLRHMQEELINTVRSVHQSTETIYTGTSEIAAGNNDLSSRTEQQVASLEETAASMEQLTATVKQNADNARQASNLADNASEIARQGGKVVAHVVQTMHEIADSSRKISDITGVIDAIAFQTNILALNAAVEAARAGEHGRGFAVVAGEVRNLAQRSAEAAKEIKALIEDSVNRTDTGSMQVESAGETMNKIVDSVTRVTDIMGEIASASDEQSRGITQVGVAISEMDRVTQQNASLVEQSAAAAAALEEQAKILTKAVAMFQLPEQAERKQPEKRKHEVLSATKSSTPPANKTNPPVLKKDSNVEDPSNWETF is encoded by the coding sequence ATGTTTAACCGAATGAAAATAGTGACGGGATTAATCTCAGTCATCATATTGTTTGGTGCTTTGCAACTTATCTCCGGGGGATTATTCTTCAAAGGGTTGAAGAATGATATAAAAGCCTTTGACTTAATAGATAAAATGCGAGAGCAGCAAATCTATCTGGATGAGAGCTGGGTTAACCTGTTGCAAGCCCGTAATAACCTGAACCGTGTTGGCATCATGTACATGATGAAAAATCGCGGTGTTGAAGGTAGTTATAAAGTTGATGACGCTCTGGCGGAAGCCAAAGCTAATATTGCCCGTGCTGAACGGCTCTTCGAAAAATATGAACAGACTGAAAAATTGTCTTTCTATGATCCAGAACATCTGCAACGTCTAAAACAAACTCACAATGATTATCTTAATGCGCTTAAAGAGTTAGATAACATGCTAGCGCATGACAAGTTTGAAGAGTTTTTTCTCCATAAAACGACGGATTATCAGAACGCGTTTAATGTGGAATTTAACTTTTATCTTTCCCAAAGTTCAAAATTTTATGACCAGGTGGCAGAAGAAGCTGACCAAACTTACAGTAACATCATTGCTTCGTTGATTTTTGTGATGACTCTGCTGGTTGTCGTCATGGGAATAAGCTGGATTGGCTTACGCAAAGCGCTGATCAATCCATTGCATAAGTTGTTAGATAATATCAAAGCCTTCTCAAGAGGGGATTTGACTCAAGCGATCACGGTAACTGGCAATAATGAGATGGGCATGTTAGCCGTTGGCTTGAGACACATGCAGGAAGAATTGATCAATACAGTCAGAAGTGTTCATCAAAGTACCGAAACCATCTATACCGGCACTAGCGAAATTGCCGCGGGTAACAACGATCTTTCTTCCCGTACTGAACAACAAGTGGCTTCGTTGGAAGAAACAGCTGCCAGCATGGAACAGTTGACGGCGACAGTAAAACAGAATGCTGACAATGCTCGTCAAGCCAGTAACTTGGCTGACAACGCCTCTGAGATCGCCCGTCAGGGAGGTAAAGTGGTGGCTCATGTCGTTCAGACCATGCATGAAATTGCAGACAGTTCTCGTAAGATCTCTGATATCACGGGTGTCATTGATGCCATTGCTTTCCAAACCAATATTCTTGCCCTTAACGCTGCCGTGGAAGCTGCCCGTGCCGGTGAACATGGCCGTGGTTTTGCCGTAGTTGCTGGAGAAGTGCGCAATCTGGCACAGCGCAGTGCAGAAGCGGCGAAAGAGATCAAAGCGTTAATCGAAGACTCTGTAAATCGTACAGATACTGGCTCCATGCAGGTAGAAAGCGCTGGCGAAACCATGAACAAAATTGTCGATTCTGTTACCCGCGTGACTGACATTATGGGGGAAATAGCATCGGCTTCTGATGAACAAAGCAGAGGGATCACGCAAGTTGGTGTCGCGATTTCCGAAATGGATAGGGTTACACAACAAAATGCGTCATTGGTTGAGCAGTCTGCTGCTGCTGCGGCGGCATTAGAAGAGCAGGCCAAGATATTGACCAAGGCGGTTGCGATGTTCCAATTACCGGAGCAGGCAGAAAGGAAGCAGCCTGAGAAAAGAAAACATGAAGTTTTATCGGCGACAAAATCGTCGACTCCTCCAGCTAATAAAACAAATCCTCCCGTGTTGAAGAAAGACAGCAATGTGGAAGATCCCTCTAATTGGGAAACATTCTAA
- the cheY gene encoding chemotaxis response regulator CheY, which translates to MASKDLKFLVVDDFSTMRRIVRNLLKELGFNNVDEAQDGAEALTKLRTAEFDFVISDWNMPNIDGLELLKTIRGEEKLAALPVLMVTAEAKKENIIAAAQAGASGYVVKPFTAAILEEKLNKIFEKLGL; encoded by the coding sequence ATGGCAAGTAAGGATCTGAAATTTTTGGTCGTCGATGACTTTTCAACTATGCGTCGAATTGTACGTAATTTACTGAAAGAACTGGGATTCAACAATGTAGATGAAGCGCAGGATGGAGCAGAAGCGTTGACTAAACTCCGCACTGCCGAATTTGATTTTGTTATTTCTGACTGGAACATGCCAAATATTGATGGCCTTGAATTGTTGAAAACGATCCGCGGTGAAGAAAAACTGGCAGCTTTACCTGTCCTGATGGTAACGGCGGAGGCAAAAAAAGAGAACATTATTGCAGCAGCCCAAGCCGGAGCGAGCGGTTATGTTGTGAAACCGTTTACTGCGGCTATTTTGGAAGAGAAACTCAATAAAATATTTGAAAAATTGGGGCTCTAA
- a CDS encoding recombinase family protein, translating to MARVGYIRVSTNDQNSDLQRNALVSIHCELIFEDKISGKTANRPGLKRALKHLKSGDTLVVWKLDRLGRSVKNLVTLISELHERGIHFQSLTDSIDTSTAMGRFFFHVMSALAEMERELIVERTNAGLAAAREQGRIGGRPVVFTEENRQQAARLLNKGHSRKQLSIIYNVSLSTIYKYLPVGKVVVSSA from the coding sequence GTGGCAAGAGTTGGTTACATCAGAGTGTCAACAAATGACCAAAATAGTGATTTACAAAGAAATGCGTTAGTCAGTATTCACTGTGAGCTGATTTTTGAAGACAAGATCAGCGGGAAGACGGCTAATCGTCCTGGGCTAAAACGTGCCTTAAAGCATCTTAAATCTGGCGATACACTGGTGGTTTGGAAATTGGATCGGCTGGGGCGTAGTGTAAAGAATCTGGTCACCCTGATTTCAGAACTGCATGAACGCGGAATTCATTTTCAAAGCCTGACTGACAGTATTGATACCAGTACGGCAATGGGAAGGTTTTTTTTCCATGTAATGAGTGCACTGGCAGAAATGGAACGTGAGCTGATTGTAGAAAGAACCAATGCCGGACTAGCCGCAGCACGGGAACAGGGGCGCATTGGTGGACGGCCAGTGGTGTTTACCGAGGAAAATCGACAACAGGCCGCCAGGTTATTGAATAAAGGGCATAGCCGGAAGCAGTTGTCGATTATTTACAATGTATCGTTATCAACAATTTATAAGTATTTACCCGTCGGGAAAGTGGTTGTTTCCTCTGCATGA